One window from the genome of Rhizobium sp. NZLR1 encodes:
- a CDS encoding TIR domain-containing protein: MARNTFLSFCYGDDHWRVQQVKNMGVVEEQPILSANKWEEIENQGDAAIKKWIDDNLKGKTCLIVLIGQRTAERKWVEYEIRKAFDDGKGVLGVYIHNLKDSDGNQATMGPNPFDGFTVGSYPLSKWAKVYNPPYTTSSNVYDHIKNNLADWVESAIDLRA; this comes from the coding sequence ATGGCGCGAAATACATTTCTCAGCTTTTGTTATGGGGACGATCATTGGCGGGTTCAGCAGGTCAAAAATATGGGCGTCGTGGAAGAGCAGCCGATCCTCAGCGCGAATAAATGGGAAGAGATCGAAAATCAGGGCGACGCTGCGATCAAAAAATGGATCGATGACAATTTGAAAGGCAAAACCTGCCTAATTGTACTGATTGGTCAGCGGACCGCGGAGCGCAAATGGGTGGAATATGAAATCAGGAAAGCGTTTGATGACGGAAAAGGGGTTCTCGGGGTCTACATCCACAATCTGAAAGATTCGGATGGAAACCAGGCCACCATGGGGCCAAATCCATTTGATGGCTTTACCGTCGGCAGCTATCCGCTGTCAAAGTGGGCGAAAGTGTACAATCCGCCGTATACGACGAGCAGCAACGTCTACGACCACATCAAGAACAATCTCGCGGACTGGGTTGAGTCGGCGATCGACCTAAGAGCTTGA
- a CDS encoding toll/interleukin-1 receptor domain-containing protein, protein MTEKPYIFISHSSKDMAALTPIIRNWKSLGLNIWWSPDISEGRWDIITRQKLDEATRVVAVLTEHTANSELDYIFVELELARKQNKLIPLMIGQRADAFNLRAVTAMIQSYYFEDIAQIADGAVSAKLVDTCRRALRASAEPTPAAPTRPVAETAADRIETWFSSIEQKLTPYGQIKAFSHALAVAVFEMSPATVVDDIADDLSRRLVEAELDRASSTVDPGYPKRARQVLDLLACELATLAHPILGVDQDVVRFRDPEWAGHFLKFAWTEFPQRRKVLADWWRSIAERANADGKMRLGFALGLLAQSHYLDMFDTLLKEWLLSGSEDCQNVADVALSVAAFDPVAADAIARLVEFWAERGTRNQLSAAVRVACGYAGTRISGLSVATLRYATLHSDHAVTGELFQSIEKSLSNLMQTHAESADKTLFDLPGLIKKLADWVGEGTASQRSDNRMDENPYPLMLFLTVLGKLPLTASNRHQGKLSLQALSCDAETVRLMAIILNTALHRHRIGQHPTREKARAILKSWIASREAELRVDTLADSREDPLAILAKNLVDTAQTQDDMDRIGFLFERAFTLSDLNDKFHQQGK, encoded by the coding sequence ATGACTGAAAAGCCATACATATTTATAAGTCATTCCAGCAAAGACATGGCCGCACTCACGCCGATCATCCGAAACTGGAAAAGTCTCGGATTGAATATTTGGTGGTCACCTGACATTTCGGAGGGCCGCTGGGACATCATCACCCGACAGAAGCTTGACGAAGCCACGCGGGTTGTTGCCGTGTTAACCGAACATACAGCAAATTCGGAACTCGACTATATTTTCGTCGAACTCGAACTGGCGCGAAAGCAAAACAAACTCATCCCTTTGATGATCGGACAGAGGGCAGACGCCTTCAATCTGCGCGCCGTGACGGCAATGATCCAAAGCTACTACTTCGAGGATATTGCCCAGATCGCGGACGGTGCCGTATCCGCCAAGCTGGTCGATACGTGCCGTCGTGCTCTTCGCGCCAGCGCAGAGCCGACTCCGGCCGCGCCCACGCGGCCAGTTGCAGAAACCGCAGCCGATCGCATAGAAACGTGGTTTTCGAGCATTGAGCAGAAGCTCACGCCCTATGGCCAGATCAAAGCGTTTTCTCATGCCTTGGCCGTTGCCGTTTTTGAAATGAGCCCGGCCACTGTTGTCGACGACATTGCCGACGACCTGTCGCGGCGGCTTGTGGAGGCCGAGCTCGATCGGGCGTCGTCCACGGTCGATCCCGGGTATCCGAAACGCGCTCGGCAGGTTCTCGATCTCCTCGCCTGCGAACTGGCCACGCTCGCTCATCCCATTCTCGGTGTCGACCAGGACGTGGTCCGCTTCCGTGATCCGGAGTGGGCGGGTCATTTCCTCAAATTTGCGTGGACCGAGTTTCCGCAACGCCGGAAGGTGTTGGCCGACTGGTGGCGATCGATCGCCGAGCGGGCCAACGCGGACGGGAAAATGCGCCTGGGATTTGCGTTGGGCCTGCTTGCGCAAAGCCATTATCTCGACATGTTCGACACGCTGCTGAAAGAATGGCTGCTGTCGGGCTCCGAAGACTGTCAAAACGTGGCAGACGTCGCGTTGAGCGTCGCTGCGTTCGATCCGGTGGCCGCCGACGCGATCGCGCGTCTGGTGGAATTCTGGGCAGAGCGCGGTACGCGAAATCAGCTTTCCGCGGCGGTGCGCGTAGCCTGTGGCTACGCCGGAACGCGCATTTCCGGATTGTCGGTGGCGACGCTACGTTATGCAACGCTGCATAGCGATCATGCCGTGACCGGCGAGTTATTCCAGTCTATAGAAAAATCGCTGTCCAACCTGATGCAGACCCACGCCGAGAGCGCCGATAAAACGCTTTTCGACCTGCCGGGCCTGATCAAAAAGCTTGCGGACTGGGTCGGCGAGGGGACGGCATCGCAGCGGTCAGACAACAGGATGGACGAGAACCCTTACCCGCTGATGCTGTTTCTGACCGTGCTTGGCAAGCTGCCGCTCACCGCTTCGAACCGTCATCAGGGAAAGCTGTCGCTCCAGGCGCTGTCTTGCGACGCCGAAACGGTTCGTCTGATGGCAATCATCCTCAACACGGCGCTTCATCGGCATCGCATCGGTCAACATCCGACGCGCGAGAAGGCACGCGCGATCCTGAAGTCCTGGATCGCGTCGCGCGAGGCAGAACTCCGCGTCGATACGCTGGCAGATTCGCGCGAGGATCCGCTGGCAATTTTGGCGAAAAACCTCGTCGATACTGCCCAGACGCAAGACGATATGGACCGCATCGGCTTTCTGTTTGAACGAGCCTTTACGCTATCAGATCTAAACGATAAATTCCACCAGCAGGGGAAATGA
- a CDS encoding GMC family oxidoreductase, translating to MKAETVIIGSGVAATAVAQTLLEKNPQASILILEAGVRVKTKDYGLWEQYMLTRQTPYEQYTDLPYPQRDFTGENTSAGGTDVPLNGARVFAYGGSTLHWGGWSFRLKPEDFHLRSNTGQGIDWPFDYDELESFYCRAEHHLAVSGDSRDPLLKRTRDYPFREFPFTVMDGPIADGLDKLKIGYGHLPIARRGVSGEPSRHAPCQTTGTCKYCPFGARYAACNYLDDLIEWNDFPGFSVRLGAIVDRIISDGKRRVKGVTFWDRETGASLDVEADRVIVAAGAIESAKLLLRSVSEEWQNGLGNDHDLVGRYLVTHPYFTFEGLLKENPLRLQAEMDFPTLASRHFDSKAEQAAGKFVLVSPPDAVGFRLADSLQKGQSRKEIIDALEGKTGIQIHGMIEVFGRFHNRVTVAKDAGGKVKYNRVGIPMTQIEYDKDPEFDKRMALVEAKVGEILNAMGAPPTGTKSLSWRADHAASVCRMSSKQEEGVVDDDLRVHGIDNLYVISNAVFPNIGAINPTLTLTALALKLGDHLNARGSA from the coding sequence ATGAAAGCGGAAACCGTCATCATTGGCTCGGGAGTCGCCGCTACGGCAGTCGCGCAAACGCTGCTTGAGAAGAATCCGCAAGCTTCCATCCTGATCCTAGAGGCAGGGGTGCGGGTGAAAACGAAGGACTACGGACTGTGGGAGCAATACATGCTCACGCGCCAGACGCCTTACGAACAATATACCGATCTGCCATACCCTCAGCGCGATTTTACTGGCGAAAACACCAGTGCTGGAGGGACGGATGTGCCTCTCAATGGCGCAAGGGTCTTCGCCTACGGGGGCTCCACGCTGCATTGGGGTGGCTGGTCGTTCCGGCTAAAGCCGGAGGACTTCCACCTGAGGTCAAACACGGGCCAAGGCATCGATTGGCCGTTCGACTACGACGAACTTGAATCATTTTACTGTCGCGCCGAACATCATCTCGCTGTTTCCGGGGATTCTCGTGATCCTTTGCTTAAGCGCACTCGGGATTACCCATTTCGTGAATTTCCATTCACTGTCATGGATGGTCCGATTGCAGATGGGCTCGACAAGCTAAAAATCGGTTACGGCCATTTGCCTATCGCGAGGCGAGGCGTCTCGGGCGAACCGTCGAGACATGCGCCATGCCAAACGACTGGCACCTGCAAATACTGTCCTTTCGGCGCGCGCTATGCTGCCTGCAACTACCTCGACGATTTGATTGAATGGAACGATTTTCCTGGTTTCTCGGTGCGGCTTGGCGCCATCGTCGATCGGATCATCTCAGACGGAAAACGCCGGGTCAAAGGCGTGACGTTCTGGGACCGCGAGACGGGAGCCTCGCTGGACGTTGAGGCCGATCGCGTCATCGTTGCCGCGGGCGCAATCGAGTCTGCCAAGCTCCTTCTGCGTTCGGTCTCGGAAGAATGGCAAAACGGACTTGGCAATGACCATGATTTGGTGGGTCGCTATCTTGTCACCCACCCGTATTTCACCTTTGAGGGACTTTTGAAAGAGAACCCTCTCCGTCTCCAAGCGGAAATGGACTTTCCGACGCTTGCTTCCCGGCATTTCGATAGCAAGGCTGAACAGGCCGCCGGAAAGTTCGTTCTGGTCTCACCACCGGATGCGGTCGGATTCAGGCTTGCCGATAGCCTTCAGAAAGGCCAATCACGGAAAGAGATCATTGATGCACTTGAGGGAAAGACCGGGATTCAAATCCACGGGATGATCGAGGTGTTCGGGCGCTTCCATAATCGGGTGACTGTTGCCAAGGATGCCGGAGGCAAGGTCAAATATAACCGCGTCGGCATACCAATGACCCAGATCGAGTACGACAAGGACCCGGAGTTTGACAAACGAATGGCTCTGGTGGAAGCCAAGGTGGGCGAAATCCTCAACGCAATGGGCGCGCCTCCCACCGGGACGAAGTCATTATCCTGGCGGGCCGATCATGCGGCCTCCGTCTGCAGGATGAGCTCAAAACAAGAAGAGGGCGTCGTCGATGACGATCTCAGGGTGCACGGGATCGACAACCTCTATGTGATCTCGAACGCAGTTTTCCCTAACATTGGAGCAATCAATCCAACCCTAACGCTCACGGCATTGGCACTGAAGCTGGGGGACCATCTAAATGCACGAGGCAGCGCATGA
- a CDS encoding ferritin-like protein — protein sequence MMTNDEFQAKRQTLLARLQLALELEWATLPPYLVALLSMKRSANREAADLVRGIAMEEMLHFALVANVMNAVGGKPLVAKANCPAYPLTMTFEGRPFADRTFPIDLGPFSKESIETFMKIEQPQTPIAKTTWAHERIDVPAPTIGEFYGEISSLLEELDAALPGKLFTGDRKRQLEGDYFWGGGGAIVIVTDIHSAKTALTTVVEQGEGAWPWSQEKLAATAGEPLEMGHYYRFSEIFYERHFLKSDQPDEPPTGDPMPIDYGAVYPIKKNARAMDYPTESQAAKLNESFNRRYTMMLRQLGEAVNGTPNSLYTAIMNGMHEMTSTARELMQTPFPNSTGGETACPTFEWVD from the coding sequence ATGATGACGAACGACGAATTCCAGGCGAAACGCCAAACATTGCTCGCTCGACTGCAATTGGCGCTGGAACTCGAATGGGCCACGCTCCCTCCCTACCTCGTAGCCCTGCTCAGCATGAAGCGCAGTGCGAACCGCGAAGCCGCCGATCTCGTTCGAGGCATCGCAATGGAAGAGATGCTGCATTTCGCACTTGTGGCGAACGTTATGAACGCAGTCGGTGGCAAGCCGCTTGTTGCCAAAGCGAACTGCCCTGCCTATCCCCTGACGATGACCTTCGAGGGCCGGCCGTTCGCCGATCGGACGTTCCCGATTGATCTCGGACCTTTCTCGAAGGAATCGATCGAGACCTTCATGAAAATCGAGCAGCCGCAGACGCCGATTGCCAAGACAACTTGGGCGCATGAAAGGATCGATGTACCAGCGCCCACTATCGGAGAATTCTACGGCGAGATCTCCTCCTTGCTAGAAGAACTCGACGCCGCGCTCCCAGGCAAACTCTTTACCGGCGATCGTAAACGGCAGCTTGAAGGCGACTACTTCTGGGGCGGTGGCGGTGCCATCGTTATCGTGACCGATATTCACAGTGCGAAGACTGCGCTTACAACCGTCGTGGAGCAAGGTGAGGGCGCTTGGCCTTGGTCCCAAGAAAAGCTTGCCGCGACCGCCGGCGAGCCACTGGAAATGGGTCACTACTACCGGTTCAGCGAGATTTTCTACGAGCGTCACTTTCTGAAGTCGGATCAACCTGACGAGCCGCCAACAGGCGATCCGATGCCGATCGATTATGGGGCTGTCTATCCTATCAAAAAGAACGCCCGGGCGATGGACTATCCTACGGAATCGCAAGCTGCAAAGTTGAATGAATCCTTCAATCGTCGTTACACGATGATGCTCCGCCAACTTGGGGAGGCGGTTAACGGGACGCCGAATTCACTCTATACTGCGATCATGAACGGCATGCACGAAATGACGTCGACCGCACGGGAGCTCATGCAGACCCCGTTTCCTAACTCCACCGGCGGCGAGACGGCTTGTCCGACCTTTGAGTGGGTGGATTAA
- a CDS encoding MBL fold metallo-hydrolase, translating to MQIEVFPAASGDCLLLTSSDDRRVLADAGLPDAYDEFIATPLSELRAAQKEIDVVYVSHIDRDHIGGVLRMLDDEMKWRAFDHMQLKGKKFKQPAMPRPPAIRALWHNAFLDDISKSESVQLGSALAASANAMAGLNAAGLGTPEMVRNAERVEMLALSVGDAIEVNWRIGDDQLSIPLNPDFAGNFMVARPKKPIALGSMTTTVLGPTKVQLDELRKDWIDWLKKKKDYVETLRNRHRRDVEDLRSGVSPMDVARRAQELALAIEKDVTPPNLASLVLLVEENGRRILLTGDAGDESLLEYLTAAKLIGDDKPFEVDVLKVPHHGADNSYSKKFVESIRASHYIFCGDGAHHNPEPDVVEGYLKAVKTIPLSDGGDTTFWFNCSSARCATKHLKLWQKIEGFFGAGGLAPEVKAHFLSKNASRHSLTLT from the coding sequence ATGCAGATCGAAGTTTTCCCTGCCGCCAGCGGCGACTGCCTGTTACTGACCTCGAGCGATGACCGGCGTGTGTTGGCCGATGCCGGCCTACCGGACGCCTATGACGAATTCATCGCGACCCCACTCTCCGAACTCAGGGCGGCGCAAAAGGAAATCGACGTCGTTTATGTCTCACACATCGACCGCGACCATATCGGTGGCGTGCTCCGGATGCTTGATGACGAGATGAAGTGGCGAGCCTTCGACCACATGCAGCTCAAGGGCAAGAAGTTCAAACAGCCCGCGATGCCCAGGCCGCCGGCGATTCGAGCGCTCTGGCACAATGCCTTCCTCGACGACATCAGCAAGTCCGAAAGCGTGCAACTGGGTAGCGCACTTGCGGCCAGTGCCAACGCGATGGCTGGCCTCAATGCCGCCGGGTTGGGTACGCCGGAAATGGTGAGGAATGCGGAGCGTGTCGAGATGCTCGCGCTCAGCGTCGGCGACGCCATCGAAGTCAACTGGCGGATCGGAGACGATCAGTTGAGCATACCGCTCAATCCAGACTTCGCCGGAAACTTCATGGTCGCGCGCCCGAAAAAGCCGATTGCGTTAGGCTCTATGACCACTACCGTGCTGGGTCCAACGAAGGTACAGCTCGATGAGTTGCGCAAAGACTGGATCGACTGGCTGAAGAAAAAGAAAGACTACGTCGAAACCCTGCGCAATCGGCATCGCCGCGATGTCGAAGACCTTCGCTCCGGAGTGTCGCCGATGGACGTCGCCCGCCGAGCGCAGGAATTGGCGCTCGCGATCGAAAAGGATGTCACTCCCCCCAATCTCGCCTCTCTCGTACTTCTCGTCGAGGAGAATGGCCGCCGAATTCTTCTGACAGGAGACGCGGGCGATGAGAGCCTGCTCGAATACCTGACCGCGGCGAAATTAATCGGAGACGACAAACCTTTCGAAGTCGACGTGCTGAAAGTGCCCCATCATGGCGCCGACAACAGCTACTCAAAGAAATTCGTCGAGAGTATCCGTGCCAGCCACTATATTTTCTGCGGTGACGGCGCGCATCACAACCCGGAGCCAGACGTCGTCGAAGGATATCTGAAGGCTGTGAAAACCATACCGTTGAGTGACGGCGGCGACACGACATTCTGGTTCAATTGCTCGTCAGCACGCTGCGCTACTAAACACCTGAAACTCTGGCAGAAGATCGAGGGATTCTTTGGAGCCGGTGGCTTGGCTCCCGAAGTCAAGGCGCACTTCCTCTCAAAAAACGCAAGTCGACACAGCCTAACTTTGACCTGA